From the genome of Bactrocera oleae isolate idBacOlea1 chromosome 2, idBacOlea1, whole genome shotgun sequence, one region includes:
- the Kdm2 gene encoding jmjC domain-containing histone demethylation protein 1 isoform X3 has translation MARFAKWIFPFRKSRAALKIRERKQRKLYLEEWALGDDDLEGTRGFSVSEKLESSKFAQTGMVREMRGSDLSVAFLQQYGFNIPLLFREKTGLGLRMPDSNEFTINDVRLCVGSRRVLDVMDVNTQKNLQMTMKEWQQYYDNPQKDRLLNVISLEFSHTRLDNYVQCPEIVRQIDWVDVVWPKRLKDSQREGTNVLGEMMYPKVQKYCLMSVKNCYTDFHIDFGGTSVWYHILKGSKVFWLIPPTEKNLQLYEKWVLSGKQADIFFGDTVEKCARVYLTAGNTFFIPTGWIHAVYTPTDTLVFGGNFLHSFGIVKQLKTAQVEDATKVPQKFRYPFFTEMLWYVLARYVYTLLGHSHLEGESSVSEEEMSKRGHVHLTHYELFGLKEIVMYLYDLPPQKKNVPELVRDPVALIKDVRTLVERHCKDKPELAITGESVLKPPGQMHSTFQVYDRGVVKQEIKAEIARKNAEIIREQQQLDAANAANAAENISLNNDIQNKVDTNSKSNIVAITNVADNGGVIVKEYKNEPIENGAQQTATFISPTDSLKYRPPKKMHLANAVAAAAHQANNTVSVIASCSSYNSASTATTTISTGTTVAATNQTQNNSHTQPLTHNTNAVNTTENSCLSPNDSKLSPNVTGTGQPRRRRTRCKVCAACQRSDCGECSFCLDMVKFGGPGRAKQTCMMRQCLSPMLPVTAQCFVCHLDGWRQVPVSPQTKQLASLEGPSTLMECSVCYEIAHPDCARSLLDGTDDAADAKGVVNEDLPNSWECPSCCRSGKNNDYKPRHFRARQKSSEVRRTSIGGSNIITTGHDHDSNQLPPPIGQYNDFVFTSESEMESCSANVVHWKHVAKRHHHQIEVKTERHYDTSSPGISPHAAGDRIKRRKSDDGLSLCSSMQDSIDAGASMDCHVGVGNGGIVSGSNGTQMLRKKNSIRSQLAQQMLNSSTRVLKKPHYVVRPAGHLSTSGSGLVGNHIGGANLALDPTLLKIMFRYLPQETLVTCSSVCKIWSNVSVDPDLWKTMNCAEHKLSASLLTAIVRRQPEHLILDWTQIAKRQLAWVIARLPALKHLSLQNCPIQAVPALHTCLCPPLQILDLSFVRGLNDAAIRDILSPPKDSRPGLADSKTRLRDLKTLKLAGTDITDVALRYITQALPNLVHLDLSSCQRITDAGVAQIGTSPTAIAKLVELNLSACRLVSEFSLEHLAKCEQLIWLDLRQVPLVPTQAVIKFAAESKHDLCVKDIKLVEKRRPQKATQLATSSSLGGMGSVSSWND, from the exons ATGGCGCGTTTCGCGAAGTGGATTTTTCCGTTTCGAAAATCGAGAGCAGCCCTAAAGATT CGCGAACGCAAGCAACGTAAACTGTATCTCGAAGAATGGGCACTCGGTGATGATGATTTGGAGGGAACACGAGGGTTCAGCGTCTCAGAAAAATTGGAATCTTCGAAGTTTGCACAAACTGGTATGGTTCGGGAGATGCGTGGCAGTGATTTGAGTGTGGC TTTTCTTCAACAATATGGCTTTAATATTCCATTATTGTTTCGTGAAAAGACCGGCTTAGGACTGCGAATGCCCGATTCTAACGAATTTACTATAAACGACGTACGTCTGTGCGTTGGTTCACGTCGTGTATTGGACGTGATGGATGTGAACACTCAAAAGAACTTACAAATGACAATGAAAGAGTGGCAACAGTATTATGATAATCCACAAAAGGATCGACTCCTTAATGTAATTTCGCTAGAATTTTCTCATACGCGTTTAGACAATTATGTACAATGTCCAGAAATTGTTCGACAAATCGATTGGGTGGACGTTGTATGGCCAAAACGTCTCAAGGACTCACAAAGAGAAGGTACAAATGTGTTGGGGGAAATGATGTACCCAAAAGTACAAAAGTACTGTCTTATGTCAGTGAAAAATTGCTATACGGATTTTCATATTGATTTTGGCGGTACTTCGGTTTGGTACCATATTTTAAAGGGTAGTAAAGTGTTTTGGCTAATACCACCAACAGAAAAAAACTTACAATTATATGAGAAGTGGGTATTATCCGGTAAGCAGGCGGATATCTTCTTTGGCGATACAGTGGAAAAGTGTGCTCGAGTATACTTAACAGCTGGCAACACTTTCTTTATACCCACCGGTTGGATACATGCTGTATACACACCAACAGACACACTCGTGTTTGGCGGTAACTTTTTACATTCCTTTGGTATAGTTAAGCAACTTAAGACCGCGCAGGTGGAAGACGCTACCAAAGTACCGCAGAAATTTCGATATCCTTTCTTCACCGAGATGCTGTGGTATGTCCTAGCACGATACGTATATACACTACTGGGTCACTCGCATTTGGAGGGTGAATCTTCAGTAAGTGAGGAGGAAATGTCCAAACGAGGTCATGTGCATCTCACACACTATGAACTTTTCGGTTTGAAAGAGATTGTCATGTATCTGTATGATTTGCCACCCCAAAAGAAAAATGTACCCGAATTGGTACGGGATCCCGTGGCTTTGATCAAAGATGTGCGCACGTTGGTAGAGCGACATTGCAAGGACAAGCCTGAGCTAGCCATAACGGGTGAATCTGTATTAAAGCCGCCCGGTCAGATGCACTCCACGTTTCAGGTGTACGATCGTGGGGTTGTGAAGCAGGAAATCAAAGCGGAAATTGCACGTAAAAATGCTGAAATCATACGTGAACAACAGCAGTTAGATGCAGCGAATGCCGCAAATGCCGCAGAAAATATATCGCTCAACAAtgatatacaaaataaagtagaCACAAATTCAAAATCGAATATTGTTGCCATAACAAATGTGGCTGATAACGGTGGTGTCATCGtaaaggaatataaaaatgaGCCTATTGAGAATGGTGCCCAACAGACGG CTACATTCATATCACCCACGGATAGTCTTAAGTATCGCCCTCCGAAGAAGATGCATCTCGCAAATGCTGTAGCTGCAGCGGCACATCAGGCCAACAACACTGTCAGTGTTATCGCATCTTGCTCAAGTTATAACTCAgcttcaacagcaacaacaaccatttCAACTGGAACAACCGTTGCTGCAACCAACCAAACACAAAACAATTCACATACACAGCCACTTACACATAACACAAATGCCGTTAACACTACCGAAAACTCTTGTCTTTCGCCGAACGATTCAAAGTTGTCGCCAAATGTCACCGGTACTGGTCAACCGCGTCGACGGCGAACGCGCTGTAAAGTCTGCGCCGCTTGCCAGCGTTCCGATTGTGGGGAATGCAGCTTCTGTTTGGACATGGTGAAATTCGGTGGACCTGGACGCGCTAAGCAAACATGTATGATGCGTCAATGTCTCTCGCCCATGTTGCCGGTGACAGCACAGTGCTTCGTGTGTCATTTGGACGGCTGGCGGCAAGTACCCGTGTCCCCACAAACTAAGCAGCTGGCTTCACTCGAGGGACCTTCGACGCTAATGGAGTGTTCGGTGTGTTATGAAATTGCGCATCCTGACTGCGCGAGGTCGTTATTGGACGGCACCGACGATGCCGCGGACGCTAAAGGTGTAGTAAATGAAGACCTACCAAATAGTTGGGAATGCCCAAGTTGTTGTCGATCTGGAAAAAATAATGACTATAAg cCCCGTCACTTCCGTGCCCGCCAAAAGTCTTCGGAGGTACGACGCACATCAATAGGTGGCTCAAATATAATTACAACCGGTCACGATCACGACAGTAACCAATTGCCACCGCCCATTGGGCAATATAATGACTTCGTTTTCACAAGTGAATCTGAAATGGAAAGCTGTTCAGCCAATGTTGTACACTGGAAGCATGTTGCGAAGCGTCATCACCATCAAATTGAAGTAAAGACAGAACGCCATTATGATACCTCTTCGCCAGGAATCTCGCCCCATGCAGCTGGCGACCGCATTAAGAGACGTAAGAGTGACGACGGCTTAAGCTTGTGTAGTAGTATGCAGGACAGTATTGATGCGGGTGCTTCCATGGATTGTCATGTAGGCGTTGGTAACGGTGGTATTGTTAGCGGCAGTAACGGTAcacaaatgttgcgaaagaaaaATTCAATACGATCACAGTTGGCTCAACAAATGCTCAACTCTTCAACGCGAGTACTCAAGAAGCCGCATTATGTAGTGCGACCAGCTGGGCATTTATCAACAAGTGGTAGCGGCTTGGTGGGCAATCACATTGGTGGCGCAAATCTAGCGCTCGATCCAACATTGTTGAAAATCATGTTTCGCTACTTGCCCCAAGAAACGCTAGTCACTTGCTCGTCGGTTTGTAAAATATGGTCGAATGTGTCTGTGGATCCTGATCTCTGGAAGACAATGAACTGTGCAGAGCACAAATTATCTGCTTCACTGTTGACAGCTATTGTTCGCCGACAGCCAGAGCACTTAATACTCGACTGGACACAGATAGCCAAAAGGCAATTGGCCTGGGTGATTGCACGTCTGCCTGCTCTTAAACACTTATCGCTACAAAATTGTCCCATTCAGGCAGTGCCGGCTCTACACACTTGCCTTTGCCCGCCGTTACAAATCTTGGATCTCAGCTTTGTGCGTGGTCTCAATGATGCCGCCATACGCGATATACTGTCACCACCCAAGGATTCGCGACCTGGTTTAGCAGATTCAAAAACGCGGTTACGTGATCTTAAAACTCTCAAACTAGCCGGCACCGATATAACTGATGTGGCATTGCGCTATATAACGCAAGCATTACCGAATCTGGTTCACCTCGATCTTTCATCATGTCAGCGCATAACTGATGCCGGTGTGGCACAAATTGGCACATCGCCGACTGCCATAGCAAAATTGGTCGAATTGAATTTGAGCGCTTGTCGATTGGTTTCCGAGTTTTCTTTGGAACACCTAGCTAAATGCGAGCAATTGATTTGGTTGGATTTGCGACAGGTGCCGTTGGTACCGACGCAGGCGGTAATAAAATTTGCAGCCGAATCTAAACACGATCTCTGCGTGAAGGATATAAAGTTGGTGGAGAAGCGGCGACCACAGAAAGCGACACAGCTGGCAACGTCTTCAAGCTTAGGCGGAATGGGTTCAGTGAGCAGTTGGAATgactaa
- the Kdm2 gene encoding jmjC domain-containing histone demethylation protein 1 isoform X2, with protein sequence MSETGSPGKTQKGGQQQRRQLRERKQRKLYLEEWALGDDDLEGTRGFSVSEKLESSKFAQTGMVREMRGSDLSVAFLQQYGFNIPLLFREKTGLGLRMPDSNEFTINDVRLCVGSRRVLDVMDVNTQKNLQMTMKEWQQYYDNPQKDRLLNVISLEFSHTRLDNYVQCPEIVRQIDWVDVVWPKRLKDSQREGTNVLGEMMYPKVQKYCLMSVKNCYTDFHIDFGGTSVWYHILKGSKVFWLIPPTEKNLQLYEKWVLSGKQADIFFGDTVEKCARVYLTAGNTFFIPTGWIHAVYTPTDTLVFGGNFLHSFGIVKQLKTAQVEDATKVPQKFRYPFFTEMLWYVLARYVYTLLGHSHLEGESSVSEEEMSKRGHVHLTHYELFGLKEIVMYLYDLPPQKKNVPELVRDPVALIKDVRTLVERHCKDKPELAITGESVLKPPGQMHSTFQVYDRGVVKQEIKAEIARKNAEIIREQQQLDAANAANAAENISLNNDIQNKVDTNSKSNIVAITNVADNGGVIVKEYKNEPIENGAQQTATFISPTDSLKYRPPKKMHLANAVAAAAHQANNTVSVIASCSSYNSASTATTTISTGTTVAATNQTQNNSHTQPLTHNTNAVNTTENSCLSPNDSKLSPNVTGTGQPRRRRTRCKVCAACQRSDCGECSFCLDMVKFGGPGRAKQTCMMRQCLSPMLPVTAQCFVCHLDGWRQVPVSPQTKQLASLEGPSTLMECSVCYEIAHPDCARSLLDGTDDAADAKGVVNEDLPNSWECPSCCRSGKNNDYKPRHFRARQKSSEVRRTSIGGSNIITTGHDHDSNQLPPPIGQYNDFVFTSESEMESCSANVVHWKHVAKRHHHQIEVKTERHYDTSSPGISPHAAGDRIKRRKSDDGLSLCSSMQDSIDAGASMDCHVGVGNGGIVSGSNGTQMLRKKNSIRSQLAQQMLNSSTRVLKKPHYVVRPAGHLSTSGSGLVGNHIGGANLALDPTLLKIMFRYLPQETLVTCSSVCKIWSNVSVDPDLWKTMNCAEHKLSASLLTAIVRRQPEHLILDWTQIAKRQLAWVIARLPALKHLSLQNCPIQAVPALHTCLCPPLQILDLSFVRGLNDAAIRDILSPPKDSRPGLADSKTRLRDLKTLKLAGTDITDVALRYITQALPNLVHLDLSSCQRITDAGVAQIGTSPTAIAKLVELNLSACRLVSEFSLEHLAKCEQLIWLDLRQVPLVPTQAVIKFAAESKHDLCVKDIKLVEKRRPQKATQLATSSSLGGMGSVSSWND encoded by the exons ATGTCCGAAACGGGGTCGCCGGGCAAAACTCAGAAAGGTGGACAGCAGCAGCGTCGCCAATTA CGCGAACGCAAGCAACGTAAACTGTATCTCGAAGAATGGGCACTCGGTGATGATGATTTGGAGGGAACACGAGGGTTCAGCGTCTCAGAAAAATTGGAATCTTCGAAGTTTGCACAAACTGGTATGGTTCGGGAGATGCGTGGCAGTGATTTGAGTGTGGC TTTTCTTCAACAATATGGCTTTAATATTCCATTATTGTTTCGTGAAAAGACCGGCTTAGGACTGCGAATGCCCGATTCTAACGAATTTACTATAAACGACGTACGTCTGTGCGTTGGTTCACGTCGTGTATTGGACGTGATGGATGTGAACACTCAAAAGAACTTACAAATGACAATGAAAGAGTGGCAACAGTATTATGATAATCCACAAAAGGATCGACTCCTTAATGTAATTTCGCTAGAATTTTCTCATACGCGTTTAGACAATTATGTACAATGTCCAGAAATTGTTCGACAAATCGATTGGGTGGACGTTGTATGGCCAAAACGTCTCAAGGACTCACAAAGAGAAGGTACAAATGTGTTGGGGGAAATGATGTACCCAAAAGTACAAAAGTACTGTCTTATGTCAGTGAAAAATTGCTATACGGATTTTCATATTGATTTTGGCGGTACTTCGGTTTGGTACCATATTTTAAAGGGTAGTAAAGTGTTTTGGCTAATACCACCAACAGAAAAAAACTTACAATTATATGAGAAGTGGGTATTATCCGGTAAGCAGGCGGATATCTTCTTTGGCGATACAGTGGAAAAGTGTGCTCGAGTATACTTAACAGCTGGCAACACTTTCTTTATACCCACCGGTTGGATACATGCTGTATACACACCAACAGACACACTCGTGTTTGGCGGTAACTTTTTACATTCCTTTGGTATAGTTAAGCAACTTAAGACCGCGCAGGTGGAAGACGCTACCAAAGTACCGCAGAAATTTCGATATCCTTTCTTCACCGAGATGCTGTGGTATGTCCTAGCACGATACGTATATACACTACTGGGTCACTCGCATTTGGAGGGTGAATCTTCAGTAAGTGAGGAGGAAATGTCCAAACGAGGTCATGTGCATCTCACACACTATGAACTTTTCGGTTTGAAAGAGATTGTCATGTATCTGTATGATTTGCCACCCCAAAAGAAAAATGTACCCGAATTGGTACGGGATCCCGTGGCTTTGATCAAAGATGTGCGCACGTTGGTAGAGCGACATTGCAAGGACAAGCCTGAGCTAGCCATAACGGGTGAATCTGTATTAAAGCCGCCCGGTCAGATGCACTCCACGTTTCAGGTGTACGATCGTGGGGTTGTGAAGCAGGAAATCAAAGCGGAAATTGCACGTAAAAATGCTGAAATCATACGTGAACAACAGCAGTTAGATGCAGCGAATGCCGCAAATGCCGCAGAAAATATATCGCTCAACAAtgatatacaaaataaagtagaCACAAATTCAAAATCGAATATTGTTGCCATAACAAATGTGGCTGATAACGGTGGTGTCATCGtaaaggaatataaaaatgaGCCTATTGAGAATGGTGCCCAACAGACGG CTACATTCATATCACCCACGGATAGTCTTAAGTATCGCCCTCCGAAGAAGATGCATCTCGCAAATGCTGTAGCTGCAGCGGCACATCAGGCCAACAACACTGTCAGTGTTATCGCATCTTGCTCAAGTTATAACTCAgcttcaacagcaacaacaaccatttCAACTGGAACAACCGTTGCTGCAACCAACCAAACACAAAACAATTCACATACACAGCCACTTACACATAACACAAATGCCGTTAACACTACCGAAAACTCTTGTCTTTCGCCGAACGATTCAAAGTTGTCGCCAAATGTCACCGGTACTGGTCAACCGCGTCGACGGCGAACGCGCTGTAAAGTCTGCGCCGCTTGCCAGCGTTCCGATTGTGGGGAATGCAGCTTCTGTTTGGACATGGTGAAATTCGGTGGACCTGGACGCGCTAAGCAAACATGTATGATGCGTCAATGTCTCTCGCCCATGTTGCCGGTGACAGCACAGTGCTTCGTGTGTCATTTGGACGGCTGGCGGCAAGTACCCGTGTCCCCACAAACTAAGCAGCTGGCTTCACTCGAGGGACCTTCGACGCTAATGGAGTGTTCGGTGTGTTATGAAATTGCGCATCCTGACTGCGCGAGGTCGTTATTGGACGGCACCGACGATGCCGCGGACGCTAAAGGTGTAGTAAATGAAGACCTACCAAATAGTTGGGAATGCCCAAGTTGTTGTCGATCTGGAAAAAATAATGACTATAAg cCCCGTCACTTCCGTGCCCGCCAAAAGTCTTCGGAGGTACGACGCACATCAATAGGTGGCTCAAATATAATTACAACCGGTCACGATCACGACAGTAACCAATTGCCACCGCCCATTGGGCAATATAATGACTTCGTTTTCACAAGTGAATCTGAAATGGAAAGCTGTTCAGCCAATGTTGTACACTGGAAGCATGTTGCGAAGCGTCATCACCATCAAATTGAAGTAAAGACAGAACGCCATTATGATACCTCTTCGCCAGGAATCTCGCCCCATGCAGCTGGCGACCGCATTAAGAGACGTAAGAGTGACGACGGCTTAAGCTTGTGTAGTAGTATGCAGGACAGTATTGATGCGGGTGCTTCCATGGATTGTCATGTAGGCGTTGGTAACGGTGGTATTGTTAGCGGCAGTAACGGTAcacaaatgttgcgaaagaaaaATTCAATACGATCACAGTTGGCTCAACAAATGCTCAACTCTTCAACGCGAGTACTCAAGAAGCCGCATTATGTAGTGCGACCAGCTGGGCATTTATCAACAAGTGGTAGCGGCTTGGTGGGCAATCACATTGGTGGCGCAAATCTAGCGCTCGATCCAACATTGTTGAAAATCATGTTTCGCTACTTGCCCCAAGAAACGCTAGTCACTTGCTCGTCGGTTTGTAAAATATGGTCGAATGTGTCTGTGGATCCTGATCTCTGGAAGACAATGAACTGTGCAGAGCACAAATTATCTGCTTCACTGTTGACAGCTATTGTTCGCCGACAGCCAGAGCACTTAATACTCGACTGGACACAGATAGCCAAAAGGCAATTGGCCTGGGTGATTGCACGTCTGCCTGCTCTTAAACACTTATCGCTACAAAATTGTCCCATTCAGGCAGTGCCGGCTCTACACACTTGCCTTTGCCCGCCGTTACAAATCTTGGATCTCAGCTTTGTGCGTGGTCTCAATGATGCCGCCATACGCGATATACTGTCACCACCCAAGGATTCGCGACCTGGTTTAGCAGATTCAAAAACGCGGTTACGTGATCTTAAAACTCTCAAACTAGCCGGCACCGATATAACTGATGTGGCATTGCGCTATATAACGCAAGCATTACCGAATCTGGTTCACCTCGATCTTTCATCATGTCAGCGCATAACTGATGCCGGTGTGGCACAAATTGGCACATCGCCGACTGCCATAGCAAAATTGGTCGAATTGAATTTGAGCGCTTGTCGATTGGTTTCCGAGTTTTCTTTGGAACACCTAGCTAAATGCGAGCAATTGATTTGGTTGGATTTGCGACAGGTGCCGTTGGTACCGACGCAGGCGGTAATAAAATTTGCAGCCGAATCTAAACACGATCTCTGCGTGAAGGATATAAAGTTGGTGGAGAAGCGGCGACCACAGAAAGCGACACAGCTGGCAACGTCTTCAAGCTTAGGCGGAATGGGTTCAGTGAGCAGTTGGAATgactaa